The sequence CTCCGGGGTGAGCACCGAGCACACCTGCGCCGGGGTCCACACGAAGAAGCGGCCCTCCTCGCCCTCGCTGTCCGCGTCCTGCGCGGCGTAGAAGCCGCCCCGCGGGTCCGTCATCTCCCGGCGCACGTACGCCGCGGTCTCCTCCACCACCTTGCGCCACAGCGGCCGGGACTCCACCTGCTCGCCCTCGGCGTACAGGTGCAGGAGCTGGGCGTTGTCATAGAGCATCTTCTCGAAGTGCGGCACCCGCCACCGCTCGTCCACCGAGTAGCGGTGGAAGCCGCCGCCGAGCTGATCGTAGATGCCCCCCAGCGCCATGTGCTCCAGCGTCCGCAGCGCCGCGTCCTTGAGCGGCGCGGGCCCGCCCCGCCGCCAGGCCCGGAGCAGGAAGGACACGTTCATGGGGTTGGGGAACTTGGGCGCGCCGCCGAAGCCGCCGTGAACCGGATCCACGTGGCGCAGCATCCGCTCGCCCATCTTCTTCACGTCCTCCACCGTGAGCGCCGCCGGGGCCGCGTCCAAGCCATAGGCGGCCAGCTCGCCCAGCCCCTCGCGGAAGTCCGCCGCCTGGGCCAGCACCTTCTCCCGCTCGTTCGTCCAGGCGTCATGCAGCGACGCCAGCACCTTGGGAAACCCCGGCCGCCCGTACTTGTCCTGGGGCGGGAAGTAGGTGCCCCCGTAGAAGGGCCGCAGGTCCGGCGTGAGGAAGACGGTGAGGGGCCAGCCGCCCCCCTGCCCCATGAGCTGCACCACCCCCTGGTAGATCTGATCCAGGTCCGGCCGCTCCTCCCGGTCCACCTTGATGTTGATGAAGTGCGCGTTCATCACGTCCGCGATGGCCGGATTCTCGAAGGACTCGTGGGCCATCACGTGGCACCAGTGGCACGCCGAGTAGCCGACCGACAGCAGGATGGGCTTGTCCTCCGCCCGGGCGCGCTCCAGCGCCTCCGGGCCCCAGGGGTACCAATCCACCGGGTTGTGCGCGTGCTGCCGCAAGTAGGGCGAATGCTCGCGGGCGAGACGGTTACCGGAACGGGAGGGCGTCTGGGAAGGGTCCATGATCGCTACGGCTCGCGGAGAGAGGAACCTCTGGAATAGGAACCCCCCGGACGGGGAGCAAGCCAGAAAGACACCTCCAGTGTCATTCCTGGGAAACACAAGGCCCTTCTTCCCTGGTCAAGTGGCCTTGGGTGCGCTTTGTCCGGGGCGTGGCCCTCACCGCCGCCATTGCCCCGCTGACCCGGCCGATGAAGGCCTGCCTCGCCCTGCTCGCCCTGAGTGCGGCCATCCGGCTCGCCCTCGCGCTGGGAACGGACGTCTACTTCGACGAGGCGTACTACTGGCAGTGGTCGCAGCGCCTGGACTGGGGCTACTACGATCATCCGCCCCTGGTCGCCTGGCTCATCGCCGCGCTCGGCATCCGGCCCATGGCGCTGCTCTGCGGGGCGGGCACGGTGGCGGCGGTGTGGGGGCTCGCGCGGGACGTGCACGGCCACGCCGAGGCGGCCTGGCGGGCCGCGGCGCTGTGGAGCTGCGTGCCCATCGCCATCCTGTCGGGCGTGTGGGCCACGCCGGACACGCCCCTGCTGCTGTTCTGGACGCTGGCGCTGTGGGCGCTCTGGCGCGAGCGGTGGCTGCTGGCAGGCCTGGCGCTGGGGCTGGCGCTCCTGTCGAAGTACTCCGCCCTGCTGCTCGGGGTGGCCTTCCTGGCCGCGGCCGTGCGGCGGCGGCGGCTGCCCCTGGGCGCCTGGGGCACGGCGCTCCTGGGCGCCCTGCTCTTCCTGCCCGTGGTGCTGTGGAACGCCCGGCTCGACTGGGCGGGCTTCGCCTTTCAGCTCCACCACGGCCTGGGCGGCAAGGGGGGCCTGAAGTCCTTCCTGGAGTTTCTCGGAGGGCAGCTCGCGCTCGGGGGGCCGGTGCTGCTTCCCCTGGCCCTCGTCTATGTCTTCCGGGGGGAGCGCGAGCAGCTGCTCCTGAAGGCGGCGGCGGTGGTGCCGCTGCTCTTCTTCGGGTTCGCGGCGCTCCGCACGCGGGGCGAGGCCAACTGGCCCGCCATGGCCTACATCGCGGCGTGTGTCGGCGTGGCGGGCCTGCGGCCCCCGAAGGCGCTGGAGGCAGCCGCGTGGAGTGGGCTCGCCGTGGTGCTCGCCGTGGGCTCTCACCTGCTCTTTCCCCTGCTGCGCTTCCAGCGGGATGTGCCCCTGGAGCGGACCCAGGGCTGGGCCGTGCTCGCCGCGCTCGCCGAGCCCGGGCGGCTGTTCCCGGACGCCGGGGCCACCCCCATCGCCGTCGTCTACGCCCCCAACTACCAGCTCGCCTCCCAGGCGGCGCACT is a genomic window of Stigmatella erecta containing:
- a CDS encoding thioredoxin domain-containing protein, encoding MDPSQTPSRSGNRLAREHSPYLRQHAHNPVDWYPWGPEALERARAEDKPILLSVGYSACHWCHVMAHESFENPAIADVMNAHFINIKVDREERPDLDQIYQGVVQLMGQGGGWPLTVFLTPDLRPFYGGTYFPPQDKYGRPGFPKVLASLHDAWTNEREKVLAQAADFREGLGELAAYGLDAAPAALTVEDVKKMGERMLRHVDPVHGGFGGAPKFPNPMNVSFLLRAWRRGGPAPLKDAALRTLEHMALGGIYDQLGGGFHRYSVDERWRVPHFEKMLYDNAQLLHLYAEGEQVESRPLWRKVVEETAAYVRREMTDPRGGFYAAQDADSEGEEGRFFVWTPAQVCSVLTPEHANLLLRHFRITPQGNFEHGTTVLEVAVPAAQIAHERGLPVEALERSLASAREALFGIRERRVKPGRDDKILSGWNGLMIRGLAFASRVFGRPEWARLAAGAADFVLAHMWDGTRLSRSYEEGGGRIDGFLEDYGDFAAGLTALYQATFEAKYLEAAGAVVKRAVELFWDEEKQAYLSAPKGQKDLVVATYSLFDNAFPSGASTLTEAQVALAALTGDKAQLELPERYLSRMRKALEENPLGYGHLALAADAFLDGGAGITFAGTREQVAPLLEAARHAFAPTFAVGWKEPGAAVPPLLQELFEGREPVGGQAAAYVCRGFACERPITKPEELAARLMAPP
- a CDS encoding ArnT family glycosyltransferase translates to MRFVRGVALTAAIAPLTRPMKACLALLALSAAIRLALALGTDVYFDEAYYWQWSQRLDWGYYDHPPLVAWLIAALGIRPMALLCGAGTVAAVWGLARDVHGHAEAAWRAAALWSCVPIAILSGVWATPDTPLLLFWTLALWALWRERWLLAGLALGLALLSKYSALLLGVAFLAAAVRRRRLPLGAWGTALLGALLFLPVVLWNARLDWAGFAFQLHHGLGGKGGLKSFLEFLGGQLALGGPVLLPLALVYVFRGEREQLLLKAAAVVPLLFFGFAALRTRGEANWPAMAYIAACVGVAGLRPPKALEAAAWSGLAVVLAVGSHLLFPLLRFQRDVPLERTQGWAVLAALAEPGRLFPDAGATPIAVVYAPNYQLASQAAHYAHLPVDTAGPARPSQYDAWPRPPVAPGQDALWCSERELPPDELVARFTTLEGPVELPADFQGRRVHTFRVWRLRSARPPDVPAGASALR